Part of the Musa acuminata AAA Group cultivar baxijiao chromosome BXJ3-10, Cavendish_Baxijiao_AAA, whole genome shotgun sequence genome, AGACGTTCAAGTTCTTGGTCAACTCGGCGGCCGCAGGCAATCATCAGCAGCACAAGATCACCATGAGGGTCATGGACCATGATACGTTCACAGCTGATGATTTCCTCGGTGAGAGCACGTAAGTAGGCCATCGATCATCTTGAATTATTGATCACTGTCATTTCGTTTAGAAGTTGAAGCTAGAAGATGAGACATGATCACATCTAAAACCCACCGAGTGAAACTTGAATTGATCAGAGATATATATATTATCTGATGTACGATTTTGCATAAGATTTGAACATAAAACCTTCTGTTTTGATAccatcttaaatttttgtttttttatcaatGTCATTCTATCTAAGAGCTTAAGTTAGTAGATGAAAGATGTTAGCTGATATATATTCTTAAATGACAATTCTCTAAGTGAATACATATATATTAATGTGTGGTCTAGATGAGATTTGAACATAAGACTTTCGACTCTTAATGTCATTCTATCTAAAAGATTTAAGTCAATAGACAAGACATTAACtaatttgtattcttaaaagaggAAAATAACATGATTCTCTTTGAAGAACAAAACATGTACGATAGTGTCTTGGATTCAGCAAGTAAGTTTTGGTTCAAACTGGTTGTGTTTCGCATTGCAGGATCCATGTTGGAGACCTGATTACTCAGGGCATGGAGAATGGAACCGGAGAGCTGCGCCCCACCAAGTACAGTGTGGTTCTTTCTGACCGAAGCTATTGCGGAGAGATCCGTGTTGGTGTTACTTTTACCGCGAAGGTAAGGCGGCATTATGCCATCTCTGATGCTAATTTGATGCTAATTTCCATAGTACTTTCTTCAACATTATGACATTATGACATTTGTCGGATTGCTCAGATGGAAGAAGAGAACACAGAAGAGTTTGGTGGATGGAGCCACAGCTTTCATGCCTAGGTTGGCTCACTTCTCATCATTCAGTCATTGGATTGCCATATATCCATCAAATCCTCAAAAAGCAATGCTTTTGTTTGTGATTTTGTAAGGTGTGATGGTTTCGTGGTCTATGAGTTGATGTAATCGACATTAATGTGCTTCGCATTTCTCTAAACAAGTTTACTACTTTGCCAGTAGACCATCTTGACTGGTTTCTTAATCTGCAGCGTTAGGTCATGAAGTTCCAACTATCCGAGAACATCAATAATTacatgtatcttttttttttttggttgttgAATGAACTTTTTCCATAAAGCTCTCTTATCATAACTTGATCGGAGcaattcataattagtttcactgaaattttctttataatgttctagAATGTCACACTTTGGATTATAAAGTGTAGCTACCAGCATCAAGGTAAAGTAAATTAGCAAAGAAAACCTGTTGATTCAACAATTAATGTTCTTGCTAGTGTTATTAGTAGGGTACCAACTCTTTACCAGAAGAGAACAAAAGATTGCATGAAAGAGT contains:
- the LOC103999922 gene encoding elicitor-responsive protein 1 isoform X1, whose translation is MAKGILEVQLIDAKGLKDTDLIGKIDPYVVIQYRGQERKSKTARDSGGAGQGSNPSWNETFKFLVNSAAAGNHQQHKITMRVMDHDTFTADDFLGESTIHVGDLITQGMENGTGELRPTKYSVVLSDRSYCGEIRVGVTFTAKMEEENTEEFGGWSHSFHA
- the LOC103999922 gene encoding elicitor-responsive protein 1 isoform X2 → MAKGILEVQLIDAKGLKDTDLIGKIDPYVVIQYRGQERKSKTARGQGSNPSWNETFKFLVNSAAAGNHQQHKITMRVMDHDTFTADDFLGESTIHVGDLITQGMENGTGELRPTKYSVVLSDRSYCGEIRVGVTFTAKMEEENTEEFGGWSHSFHA